The Apium graveolens cultivar Ventura chromosome 6, ASM990537v1, whole genome shotgun sequence genome contains a region encoding:
- the LOC141666600 gene encoding pentatricopeptide repeat-containing protein At5g50390, chloroplastic, translating into MDIPLSRFQGLSFEQIKNSCKLPFLYSNFKRFQESSLISRKLKTPFFQISCNYVEQGLKPRPVVKPSRIELDGEKVDGFEKPKMGRASSGLAGQIEKLVVYKRYKEALELFEILECEGDDDVGGSTYDALVSACIGARSIRGVKRVFSFMIKSGFEPDQYLRNRMLLMHVKCKMMIDARYLFEEMPERNLVSWNTIIGGLVDSGDYVEAFRLFITMWEEYSGLGVGCRSFATMIRASAGLELIYPGRQLHSITVKMGIAGDVFLSCAMIDMYSKCGSIDDAQCVFNLMPTKTTVGWNSIIAGYALHGYSEEALTLYYEMLDSGVKMDHFTFSIIIRVCARLGSLEHAKQAHAGLVRNGFGLDMVANSALVDFYSKWGRIEDARNVFEKMPLKNVISWNALIAGYGNHGQGIEAVRLFQRMNFEGVMPNHVTFLAVLSACCYSNLQDHGWEIFESMSRDHKVKPRAMHYACMIELLGREGHLDEAFALIGDCPFKPTVNMWAALLTACRVNKNFVLGKLAAEKIYGMEPEKLSNYVVLLNVFNSLGKSEEAACVFNTLRKKGLRMLPACTWIEIKKQSYVFHSGDKSHAQTKEIYENLDKLMQKISKHGYAPEKNTLLPDVDKQEGRLQPYHSEKLAISFGLLNTQESTPLHLVQSHRICNDCHHALKLIAMVSNCEIVVRDGSRFHRFQDGKCSCGDYW; encoded by the coding sequence ATGGATATCCCATTATCAAGATTTCAAGGTTTATCATTTGAGCAAATTAAAAATAGTTGCAAGTTGCCATTTTTATACTCTAATTTCAAAAGATTTCAAGAAAGTTCTTTAATTTCAAGAAAATTAAAGACACCCTTTTTTCAGATTAGTTGTAATTATGTTGAGCAAGGTTTGAAACCTAGGCCTGTGGTAAAACCATCAAGAATTGAACTTGATGGGGAGAAAGTAGATGGTTTCGAAAAACCGAAAATGGGTAGGGCTAGTTCTGGTCTTGCTGGTCAGATAGAGAAGTTAGTTGTGTATAAGAGGTATAAAGAGGCTCTTGAATTGTTTGAGATTTTGGAAtgtgagggtgatgatgatgttGGTGGGAGTACTTATGATGCATTGGTGAGTGCTTGTATTGGTGCGAGATCGATTAGGGGAGTGAAGAGGGTGTTTAGTTTTATGATTAAGAGTGGGTTTGAGCCGGATCAGTATTTGAGGAATCGGATGTTGTTGATGCATGTGAAATGTAAGATGATGATCGATGCGAGGTATTTGTTTGAGGAGATGCCGGAGAGGAATTTGGTTTCATGGAATACGATCATTGGGGGGCTTGTGGATTCGGGAGACTATGTAGAGGCGTTTCGGTTGTTTATAACAATGTGGGAGGAGTATTCGGGTCTTGGTGTTGGGTGTCGTAGTTTTGCAACTATGATTCGAGCATCGGCTGGTTTGGAGCTTATTTATCCGGGAAGACAGTTGCATTCGATTACGGTGAAAATGGGGATTGCTGGAGATGTTTTCTTATCTTGTGCTATGATTGACATGTATAGCAAGTGTGGCAGCATAGATGATGCTCAGTGTGTATTTAATTTGATGCCCACGAAAACTACTGTAGGTTGGAACTCTATCATAGCAGGTTATGCTTTGCATGGTTATAGTGAAGAAGCTTTGACTCTATACTATGAAATGCTAGATTCTGGTGTTAAAATGGACCACTTCACATTTTCAATAATTATTAGAGTCTGCGCAAGGTTAGGATCTCTAGAACACGCCAAACAAGCTCATGCTGGATTGGTCCGCAATGGTTTTGGGTTAGATATGGTGGCTAATTCAGCTCTTGTGGATTTCTACAGCAAGTGGGGAAGAATAGAAGATGCTCGGAATGTTTTTGAGAAGATGCCTCTGAAGAATGTCATATCTTGGAATGCCTTGATCGCTGGATATGGAAACCACGGACAAGGAATTGAGGCAGTTAGGTTGTTTCAGAGAATGAATTTTGAAGGAGTAATGCCTAATCATGTGACTTTTCTTGCTGTTTTATCTGCTTGTTGCTATTCAAACTTACAAGATCACGGGTGGGAAATATTTGAATCTATGAGTAGGGATCACAAGGTGAAGCCGCGTGCAATGCACTATGCATGTATGATTGAATTATTGGGTAGAGAAGGGCATCTGGATGAAGCATTTGCTCTGATAGGTGATTGTCCATTTAAGCCTACTGTGAACATGTGGGCTGCTTTGCTGACAGCTTGTAGGGTCAACAAGAATTTTGTTCTTGGTAAATTAGCAGCTGAGAAAATTTATGGAATGGAACCAGAGAAGCTTAGTAACTATGTGGTGCTTTTGAATGTATTTAATAGTTTAGGAAAGTCAGAGGAAGCTGCTTGTGTCTTTAACACCTTAAGAAAAAAGGGGTTGAGAATGTTGCCAGCATGCACTTGGATCGAGATCAAGAAGCAATCTTACGTTTTTCATTCTGGAGATAAGTCGCACGCCCAAACCAAAGAAATATACGAGAATCTAGACAAACTGATGCAGAAGATCTCGAAACATGGTTATGCCCCTGAGAAAAATACTTTACTTCCCGATGTGGATAAACAAGAAGGGCGGTTGCAACCGTATCACAGTGAAAAACTGGCAATATCTTTTGGACTTTTAAACACTCAGGAGTCAACACCATTGCATCTTGTGCAGAGTCACAGAATTTGCAATGATTGTCATCATGCATTAAAATTAATAGCCATGGTATCTAATTGCGAAATTGTAGTGAGGGACGGCAGTAGGTTCCATCGTTTTCAGGATGGGAAGTGTTCCTGTGGTGATTATTGGTGA